Proteins found in one Nostoc sp. NIES-3756 genomic segment:
- the accD gene encoding acetyl-CoA carboxylase, carboxyltransferase subunit beta, producing MANNEESRGLKSLFDWFANRRKAGATNLERQEREIADGLWHKCPKCGVLTYTKDLRANQMVCVECGHHNRVDSDERIRQLTDQNTWRPMDENLRATDPLQFRDRKAYSDRLREMEDKLGLLDAVKTGLGQINGLPIALAVMDFRFMGGSMGSVVGEKITRLIEQATQRRYPVVIVCTSGGARMQEGMLSLMQMAKISAALERHRDARLLYIPVLTNPTTGGVTASFAMLGDIILAEPKATIGFAGRRVIEQTLREKLPEDFQSAEDLLKHGFVDDIVPRTQLKNTLAQLIALHQPVPTTPPMVLWETTMSLSSTAAE from the coding sequence ATGGCAAACAACGAAGAATCACGCGGTTTAAAGTCTCTATTTGATTGGTTTGCAAACCGACGTAAAGCCGGAGCAACTAACCTCGAACGCCAAGAACGTGAAATTGCTGATGGGTTGTGGCACAAGTGTCCTAAGTGTGGTGTATTGACATATACAAAAGACCTCCGAGCCAATCAAATGGTCTGTGTCGAGTGTGGACATCATAATCGGGTAGATAGTGATGAGCGCATCCGCCAATTGACAGATCAAAATACTTGGAGGCCGATGGATGAAAATCTTCGGGCTACCGATCCCTTGCAGTTCCGCGATCGCAAAGCGTATAGCGATCGCCTGCGGGAAATGGAAGATAAACTTGGTTTATTAGACGCTGTAAAAACTGGCTTAGGGCAAATTAACGGTTTACCCATTGCCTTAGCTGTAATGGATTTCCGCTTCATGGGCGGTAGTATGGGTTCAGTCGTAGGCGAAAAAATCACCCGCCTCATTGAACAAGCCACCCAACGCCGTTACCCAGTAGTTATCGTCTGCACCTCCGGGGGAGCGAGAATGCAGGAAGGTATGCTCTCTCTAATGCAGATGGCAAAAATTTCCGCCGCCTTAGAACGTCACCGCGACGCTCGATTACTTTATATACCTGTATTGACCAACCCGACCACAGGCGGCGTAACTGCTAGCTTTGCCATGCTAGGAGACATCATTTTAGCAGAACCAAAAGCCACCATTGGTTTTGCAGGTCGGCGCGTAATTGAGCAAACCCTACGAGAAAAACTGCCAGAAGACTTCCAATCAGCAGAAGACTTGCTCAAGCACGGCTTTGTCGATGACATTGTACCCCGCACCCAATTAAAGAACACCTTAGCCCAATTAATAGCTTTGCATCAGCCTGTACCTACAACCCCTCCTATGGTGCTGTGGGAGACGACGATGAGTCTTAGTTCCACAGCTGCTGAATAA
- the argJ gene encoding bifunctional ornithine acetyltransferase/N-acetylglutamate synthase, whose product MADWQEVSGGVTAPKGYQAAGITSGLKPSGLPDLALIVSDVEAIASGVFTTSHVKAACVDYCRQRLQAKPSACAILCNAGQANAATGIQGVKDAEESAELLAKELNISPELILLASTGVIGQRIKMDALRSGIPQLVASLSPTGSDAAAGAIITTDLVTKSIALETTIGERPVRIGGIAKGSGMIHPNMATMLAFVTCDAAVSPHLWQQMLTRAADRSFNSITVDGDTSTNDSLIALANGQSRTPAITDVGVESEKLEAMLTAVCQHLAKAIARDGEGATCLVEVQVTGAHDEQAARQIAKTIAGSSLVKSAIFGRDPNWGRIAAAAGRAGVPFEQENLQIKLGDFLLLENGQPLPFDRAAASAYLKQAAASAYLQQDTVLISVNIGNGYATGKAWGCDLSYDYVKINAEYTT is encoded by the coding sequence ATGGCAGACTGGCAAGAAGTGAGCGGAGGCGTTACAGCACCAAAAGGTTATCAAGCGGCAGGAATTACATCAGGGCTGAAACCTTCAGGGTTGCCAGATTTAGCGTTGATTGTGTCAGATGTAGAAGCGATCGCATCTGGTGTATTTACAACTAGTCATGTGAAAGCTGCTTGTGTAGACTACTGTCGTCAACGCTTACAAGCCAAACCCAGCGCCTGTGCCATTCTCTGCAACGCCGGACAAGCTAACGCCGCTACAGGTATCCAAGGTGTTAAGGATGCCGAAGAAAGCGCAGAATTATTAGCAAAAGAGCTAAATATTTCCCCCGAATTAATTCTGTTGGCTTCTACTGGGGTGATTGGTCAACGAATTAAAATGGATGCTTTACGTAGTGGCATTCCTCAACTAGTAGCTTCCCTTTCACCCACAGGTTCAGATGCAGCAGCCGGGGCAATTATCACCACAGATTTAGTGACAAAATCCATTGCCCTAGAAACAACTATAGGGGAGCGCCCAGTCCGCATTGGTGGTATCGCCAAAGGTTCAGGGATGATTCATCCCAACATGGCAACGATGCTGGCTTTCGTTACCTGTGATGCCGCAGTTTCCCCCCATCTTTGGCAACAGATGTTAACTAGAGCAGCAGATAGAAGCTTTAATTCCATCACCGTAGATGGGGATACCAGCACTAACGATAGCTTAATTGCCCTAGCCAATGGACAATCTCGCACCCCGGCAATTACAGATGTTGGTGTAGAGTCGGAAAAATTAGAGGCTATGCTAACAGCAGTATGCCAGCATTTAGCCAAAGCGATCGCTCGTGATGGTGAAGGTGCAACCTGTCTAGTAGAAGTGCAAGTCACAGGCGCACATGATGAACAAGCAGCTAGACAAATCGCCAAAACTATTGCAGGTTCGTCCTTAGTTAAGTCTGCAATCTTTGGTCGTGACCCCAACTGGGGACGCATCGCCGCCGCCGCCGGACGCGCTGGCGTTCCTTTCGAGCAAGAGAATTTGCAAATTAAGCTAGGTGATTTTTTACTATTAGAAAATGGACAACCCCTCCCCTTTGACCGCGCCGCCGCCAGCGCATATTTAAAACAAGCCGCCGCAAGTGCTTATCTTCAACAAGATACTGTGCTAATTTCTGTCAACATTGGTAATGGTTACGCCACTGGCAAAGCGTGGGGATGCGATTTAAGTTACGACTACGTGAAGATTAATGCTGAGTATACGACTTAG
- a CDS encoding VOC family protein: protein MQITQSLHTAILVTNLEKSEHFYGQVLGLSKIDRSLKYPGVWYQVGNYQIHLIVASDVPTDNPNEKWGRNPHVAFSVADLETAKQELLSQNYPIQPSASGRPALFTQDPDGNIIELSQQ from the coding sequence ATGCAGATTACTCAAAGTCTCCATACAGCCATTCTCGTCACAAATTTGGAAAAGTCAGAACACTTTTACGGTCAAGTATTGGGATTATCCAAAATTGACCGCTCATTAAAATATCCAGGTGTATGGTATCAAGTTGGTAACTACCAAATTCATCTCATAGTTGCGTCAGATGTACCCACCGATAACCCCAACGAAAAATGGGGACGCAACCCCCACGTTGCTTTTTCTGTAGCCGACTTAGAGACAGCCAAGCAAGAGTTACTCAGTCAAAATTATCCCATTCAACCCAGCGCCTCCGGTCGCCCTGCTTTGTTCACACAAGACCCTGATGGGAATATTATCGAGTTGAGTCAGCAGTGA
- a CDS encoding recombinase family protein: protein MKIIAYTYTDPLLEASPVQINWEWEVERVYEDLGARSQLQQLFIDCQSESCDYLIVRRLEELGDDLEEVSDRLNQLEAMGVEIIATQQAYNSETSHLRADLLKLLQEIQRQQRSRRIRQGHARNRLDAAPPPGKAPYGYRRGKDKYILDRSTAPVVKDFFDNFLLYSSLRGAVRYLAKKYGKKISVTTGKRWLTNPVYRGDTAYQNQEIISDTHTPIISREEAAQVDRLLRRNSRLPSRSASAPRSLAGLVACQQCQSHMTVTRVTQRYQDKEYLYLRPINCPQSPKCKAIAYQEILECTIAKVCSELPLAVAGINFPQLDTVKNSLKEAITHQQQILQQIPNLVETGVLDSETAKLRTYKLRTEISTLQAKLATLPPVNLLSVAQAVSIPQFWLDLSESERRFYFREFIRQIEIIRQHQHWDLQVVFIF, encoded by the coding sequence ATGAAAATCATTGCCTACACCTATACTGATCCTCTACTAGAAGCTTCTCCTGTGCAGATTAATTGGGAGTGGGAGGTGGAACGGGTGTATGAGGATTTGGGAGCGCGATCGCAATTGCAACAATTATTTATTGATTGTCAGTCCGAATCCTGTGATTACTTAATTGTACGGCGTTTGGAAGAATTGGGGGATGATTTAGAAGAAGTTAGCGATCGCCTCAATCAATTAGAAGCAATGGGTGTAGAAATCATCGCTACCCAACAAGCCTACAACTCAGAAACTTCTCATCTGCGGGCTGATTTGCTGAAGTTATTACAGGAAATTCAACGTCAACAACGTAGCCGCCGCATCCGCCAAGGACACGCCCGTAATCGTCTTGATGCTGCGCCGCCTCCTGGTAAAGCACCTTATGGCTATCGCAGAGGTAAAGATAAATATATCCTTGATCGCAGTACGGCTCCAGTAGTTAAAGATTTTTTTGATAATTTCTTACTTTATAGTTCTCTGCGGGGTGCAGTCCGTTACCTAGCCAAAAAATATGGTAAGAAAATATCTGTCACCACTGGTAAACGTTGGTTAACTAATCCTGTTTATCGTGGCGATACGGCTTATCAAAATCAGGAAATTATTTCTGATACTCACACCCCCATCATTTCCCGAGAAGAAGCTGCCCAAGTTGATAGACTATTACGCCGTAATAGCCGTTTACCCTCTCGCAGTGCCAGTGCGCCACGTTCCCTTGCTGGTTTGGTTGCTTGTCAGCAGTGTCAGTCACACATGACAGTTACCCGTGTTACTCAACGTTATCAAGATAAAGAGTATCTTTACTTACGTCCGATTAACTGTCCCCAAAGCCCTAAATGTAAAGCCATTGCTTACCAAGAAATTTTAGAATGTACAATTGCCAAGGTTTGCAGTGAGTTACCTTTGGCAGTAGCAGGGATAAATTTCCCTCAATTAGATACAGTTAAGAATAGCTTAAAAGAAGCGATCACCCATCAGCAACAAATACTGCAACAGATACCTAATTTAGTAGAAACTGGTGTTTTAGATTCCGAAACTGCCAAGTTAAGAACCTACAAACTCCGTACAGAAATCTCTACACTACAAGCAAAATTAGCAACGCTTCCTCCAGTGAATTTATTATCTGTTGCACAGGCAGTTTCTATTCCTCAATTTTGGTTAGACTTATCAGAATCCGAGCGCAGATTTTACTTTCGAGAATTTATTAGACAGATTGAAATTATACGTCAACATCAACACTGGGATTTACAAGTAGTTTTTATTTTTTAG
- a CDS encoding ArnT family glycosyltransferase, whose protein sequence is MQEGSFIWGHLERQHRAVDKWIDGLWLVVLLIAALLLFSVNLGGLPLHDWDEGTVAQIAKEIARESFDSLRWLYPTLRGEGYYHTPPLMHILIARAYSLGGVSEWTTRLPGAILTAFSVPLLYCLARELFRQRWGAIYSALIYLTMLPVVRYGRLAMLDGAVVSFLLVMMLCVLRSRRDLRYCLGIGLSLGLICLTQGLSGFLLGAVVLVFLFWDTPRLLNSYYLWIAIAIGLLPVIGWYGAQLLRYGANFAYNGFLIPLQQQIGILSSKNTQPLWFYILELLKWTWPWLIFLPQTTKLLWENRNLSWARLLIVWSGVYLLLISLISTKLAWYIFPIYPSLALAFGAQLAEIENLPLLSSYPRGWVAGLSMLAVVASAASIHFSWGIAAKTDLQLIFAAVALTMIMGAILAERGDGQFLKILFWGSYISLLLLMKSNYWVWEIWQAYPVKPVAAMIQQVNPPIKQVYTSFANYRPSLDFYSDRHIIPVSMEELQYRWRYDRQPYLLINTVDLKRLQLDSIKPLAKAEGWVLITKETHRL, encoded by the coding sequence ATGCAGGAAGGAAGCTTTATTTGGGGTCATCTAGAAAGACAGCACCGTGCAGTTGACAAATGGATTGATGGCTTATGGCTAGTGGTGTTGCTGATTGCAGCATTACTACTGTTTAGCGTTAATCTAGGAGGATTACCCCTACATGATTGGGATGAGGGAACTGTTGCCCAAATTGCTAAGGAGATAGCGCGAGAATCTTTTGATTCTCTGCGTTGGCTTTATCCGACCTTGAGAGGAGAAGGTTATTATCACACCCCCCCTCTAATGCACATCCTCATTGCCAGGGCTTACTCTTTAGGCGGTGTGAGTGAATGGACAACACGTTTACCAGGAGCAATTTTAACAGCTTTTTCCGTACCATTACTATATTGTCTTGCTAGAGAGTTATTTCGCCAACGCTGGGGAGCAATTTATAGTGCTTTAATCTATTTAACTATGCTTCCCGTAGTGCGTTATGGACGGTTAGCAATGTTAGATGGGGCGGTGGTTAGTTTCTTGTTGGTGATGATGCTGTGTGTGTTGCGATCGCGGCGAGATTTACGCTACTGTCTGGGTATTGGTTTGAGTTTGGGGTTGATTTGCCTGACTCAAGGATTATCAGGTTTTTTGTTAGGTGCAGTTGTTTTAGTATTTTTATTTTGGGATACACCAAGACTGCTGAACAGTTATTATTTATGGATAGCGATCGCCATTGGATTATTGCCTGTAATTGGTTGGTATGGCGCACAGTTGCTACGTTACGGTGCTAATTTTGCCTACAACGGCTTTCTCATTCCATTGCAACAACAAATCGGCATACTTAGCAGCAAGAATACGCAACCACTTTGGTTTTATATCCTTGAACTCCTCAAATGGACTTGGCCTTGGTTAATATTCTTACCCCAAACTACCAAATTACTTTGGGAAAATCGCAATCTTAGCTGGGCGAGACTCCTTATTGTATGGAGTGGAGTTTACCTACTGCTGATTTCTTTAATCAGTACTAAACTCGCTTGGTATATCTTCCCCATTTACCCCAGCCTAGCTTTAGCTTTCGGCGCACAGTTAGCCGAAATAGAAAACTTGCCTTTACTCTCATCTTACCCCCGTGGCTGGGTGGCTGGGTTGTCAATGCTTGCCGTAGTCGCTTCCGCAGCTAGCATTCACTTTAGTTGGGGTATAGCTGCAAAAACAGATTTACAGTTGATTTTTGCAGCCGTAGCTTTAACGATGATTATGGGGGCAATTTTAGCAGAACGAGGGGATGGACAATTCCTCAAGATATTGTTTTGGGGGAGTTATATTTCTCTGTTATTGTTGATGAAATCTAACTATTGGGTTTGGGAAATCTGGCAAGCCTACCCTGTCAAACCTGTGGCGGCAATGATACAGCAAGTAAACCCACCCATAAAGCAAGTTTACACATCCTTTGCCAATTATCGCCCCTCATTGGATTTTTATAGCGATCGCCATATCATTCCCGTTTCTATGGAAGAATTGCAATATCGTTGGCGCTACGATAGACAGCCATATTTACTCATCAACACCGTCGACTTAAAACGCCTGCAACTAGACTCCATCAAACCACTCGCCAAAGCAGAAGGCTGGGTATTAATTACCAAAGAAACTCATCGGTTGTAA
- a CDS encoding chloride channel protein produces the protein MTLLPPTELRKVTEPSVFPTPSVRLTHLINGFQLSPETTVLFLAVLIGGGTGMGVVTFHYLIELIHHLMLENLMGAVGVWGAWTLALVPTLGGLIVGLMRWRTQDFGPGLSSLIAASEGGEIKGQLRPVTKMLAASVSLGSGASLGPEGPSVEIGANFGMLLSLILQVSQERQRLLLGAGAAAGLAAGFNAPIAGVFFALEVVMGATSFATSAVSVVLLAAVVAALIAQIGLGAQPAFALPVYQVRSPLELPLYLGLGLGASVVSLAYKQSINWAKACFAGEVPGFDFLGKIPQPIHPIIGGVIVGIVALQFPQILGIGYGTVQAMLQDVKFSLDLLLILLVLKLLMTAISSGSGFVGGLFAPAMFLGASLGSAYAKILTLIAPGISEYMAAPPAYAMVGMAAVLAGSVRAPLTSILMLFELTRDYRIVLPLMAAVGLSVWLVERMKPVTNSNSNLQQIGLSIPKDQKLEILQQVLVEDAMLACPKKLPATMGIVEAAKEMLGDRTRSALVIDDAEQLVGIISLEDLNRTLSLWQNYPNLSSEIPSNLTNQTIIDVCTKEILYAWRDEPLSEALDRMEVRGLHQLPVVARDNNDHILGLLDREQIALTCSLAVTRQTLSQLVN, from the coding sequence ATGACTCTACTGCCTCCCACCGAGTTGAGGAAGGTAACGGAACCATCTGTTTTTCCTACACCTTCCGTCCGTCTTACACATCTAATTAACGGTTTTCAACTTTCCCCAGAAACTACAGTGTTGTTTTTAGCCGTACTCATTGGCGGTGGTACTGGTATGGGGGTGGTGACTTTTCACTATTTGATTGAGTTAATTCACCACCTCATGCTAGAGAATTTGATGGGTGCGGTTGGTGTTTGGGGTGCTTGGACGTTAGCGCTGGTTCCCACTTTAGGGGGCTTGATAGTAGGCTTGATGCGTTGGCGCACTCAAGATTTTGGCCCTGGGTTATCCTCTCTCATCGCCGCTTCCGAAGGGGGAGAAATTAAGGGACAATTACGCCCTGTCACCAAAATGTTAGCCGCTTCTGTTTCCTTGGGTAGCGGTGCTTCTTTGGGGCCAGAGGGGCCGAGTGTGGAAATTGGCGCTAATTTTGGGATGTTATTGTCCTTAATATTACAAGTCTCCCAAGAGCGGCAGCGTTTACTTTTGGGTGCTGGTGCGGCGGCTGGTTTGGCTGCTGGATTTAACGCCCCGATCGCAGGGGTATTTTTTGCTTTAGAAGTAGTAATGGGGGCAACATCTTTTGCGACTTCAGCTGTCAGTGTAGTGTTGTTAGCGGCAGTAGTAGCAGCTTTAATCGCCCAAATCGGTTTAGGCGCACAGCCTGCTTTTGCTTTACCTGTTTACCAAGTCCGCAGCCCTTTAGAATTACCTCTTTATTTGGGGTTGGGTTTGGGTGCAAGTGTGGTTTCTCTGGCTTATAAACAATCAATCAATTGGGCAAAAGCTTGTTTTGCGGGTGAAGTTCCTGGGTTTGATTTCTTAGGGAAAATTCCTCAACCAATTCACCCGATTATCGGTGGTGTAATTGTCGGTATAGTTGCTTTACAATTCCCACAAATTTTGGGTATTGGATATGGCACTGTGCAAGCAATGCTGCAAGATGTGAAATTTTCCCTAGATTTACTTTTAATATTGTTAGTCCTTAAACTGCTAATGACAGCAATTAGTTCTGGTAGCGGTTTTGTGGGGGGTTTATTTGCGCCAGCGATGTTTTTGGGTGCTTCTTTAGGTTCAGCTTATGCCAAAATTCTCACCCTTATTGCCCCAGGAATTAGCGAATATATGGCAGCACCTCCAGCTTACGCAATGGTGGGGATGGCGGCGGTATTAGCTGGCAGTGTCAGAGCGCCATTAACCTCAATTTTAATGTTGTTTGAACTCACCCGTGACTACCGAATCGTTTTACCTTTGATGGCAGCCGTGGGTTTAAGTGTTTGGCTAGTAGAAAGGATGAAACCTGTTACTAACTCTAATAGCAACCTACAACAAATTGGTCTTTCCATTCCAAAAGACCAAAAATTAGAAATTTTGCAGCAAGTTTTAGTAGAGGATGCAATGCTTGCTTGTCCCAAGAAGCTACCTGCAACTATGGGTATTGTAGAAGCTGCCAAGGAAATGTTAGGCGATCGCACTCGCAGTGCTTTAGTTATAGATGATGCAGAACAACTAGTCGGGATTATCTCCCTAGAAGACCTCAATCGTACCCTTTCTCTATGGCAAAATTACCCGAATCTCTCCAGTGAAATTCCGAGTAATTTAACCAATCAAACTATCATTGATGTCTGTACAAAGGAAATCCTCTATGCTTGGCGGGACGAACCTTTATCTGAGGCTTTAGACCGCATGGAAGTTAGAGGCTTGCATCAGTTACCAGTAGTAGCACGAGATAATAATGACCATATTCTAGGGTTGCTAGATAGGGAGCAAATTGCATTAACATGCAGTTTAGCCGTCACACGTCAAACACTTTCTCAGTTAGTTAATTAG
- a CDS encoding AbrB family transcriptional regulator codes for MPKQKKIEPLVGEELLKKVKELESLSKEEKAKQCGYYTVTKNGIERVNMMKFLNALIDAEGIQLDTSPNANGRGGRSASYRISVQSNGNLLIGSAYTTQMNLKPGDQFVITLGKKHIRLRQVDEEEKEALDLAEASA; via the coding sequence GAACCCCTAGTCGGTGAAGAACTGCTCAAAAAAGTTAAAGAGCTTGAGAGCCTAAGCAAAGAAGAAAAAGCTAAACAGTGTGGCTACTATACCGTTACCAAAAATGGTATAGAGCGTGTCAATATGATGAAATTCTTGAATGCCCTAATTGATGCAGAGGGCATTCAGTTAGACACCTCTCCTAACGCCAATGGACGGGGAGGAAGAAGCGCTAGCTATAGAATTAGTGTGCAGTCGAACGGTAATTTATTGATTGGTTCGGCTTACACAACACAGATGAACCTCAAGCCCGGAGACCAATTTGTCATTACTTTAGGGAAAAAGCACATTCGTCTCAGGCAAGTAGATGAAGAAGAAAAAGAAGCTTTAGACCTCGCTGAGGCTTCAGCATAA